The genomic interval CATTGATTTCCTCTGTTTGAAGATTATTCTCAGATACAATCACAACTGGCAAAAACTTCTGAACTGTTCTCCAATATGTACATGTCTGCATTATTTGCTGTACCCTTTTTATTAAAGCATTCGTTTTTTGAAAATTAGATAAACTATTTAGCGATTTTGAAATATTTGAATCGATGTCTTTTCGGCTTGTTTTTAACATTTGATCGTGTATCCCCTTTTGATTTTTTATTAATGAATTTGCATTTCGTTGAATAACCTCAAGATATAATGAAGCCTCTGCAATTTTCCTCTTTACGACCAACGATATAATTGTGAAATCTGAATTTTTCATAACACTAAATATTAAATGAGTAACAATGCAAAAATAATTTACTAAGCTAAGGAGGCTAAGGAATAGGGCTAGCAAGAACACAACTAACACCTTGTAAGTATATCTACACCGTACGAATTAATACGTAGAAAATCTGATATAGTTGAATCTACAGAGCTTTACCAAGAATCAGATAAGGCTTTATTTTTTCAAAAGTCAAGGTATCTAATATTTTAATACTCAACAAGTCGTCAATAGTAGACATATTAGGATGGGTTTGATAATAGTTGCATAAAGCTCTAGATTGATTATAGCTTAAGTAAGGATGACCAGCCAGTCCCTTTATGGAAACTTTTCTCAAATCAATTTGAGTAATTCGATGACTTTCAACCTTAACATAAGGAACGATGGCTGAGAATAGCGTAGAATCTATACCGTACACTTCCCTTAACTGGTCAATATGATCATATCCCCCCAAAAGTTCACGATACTTAATTATCCGTTTTGAAAACACTGTTCCTATACCCTTTAGGCTTTTCAAGCTAGTTGTATCACACCTATTTATATCAATTACCTGAACAACCTTATTCCTTTCTTTAATCGAGGGTACTATCCTCACTTTAGCCTCCTTTGGAGGTATTCTTATAAACCCCTTTAACTCATCATATTTCTGAATAGAAATACTGTACATTTTTTTTAGGTCCTTAGGTTTTCTAAACACACCACCTTTTTCTTCGTACTTCTTAATCACCATTGCTTGTTTTTCCGATAGACCAAGTCTTTTCCAATCTTCAATCGACAAACCGTTGGGGTTAAATTCAAAAAGCGTCTGCTTCTTTTGTTTACCTATAACTTCTTCAATATTATGAGGAACAGATTCAACTTTATGAATTAATGAATCAACATCCGTTTCATAGCTAATTTTCGGCTCCATATTCGAACGGAAAAACAAAAACACTACTAACAGTATTATTAATATTACTAGAGCTATTACACCTTGTTTCTCTCTGTTAGAATAAAAAAAATAAGAATCGATAAATTTGTTTGACATATGAGATGAGAATTGTCTGAGATTGAGAAAATATAATTATTTATAGCTTTTTATTTCACCTGATTTAATTCGACTTAAAAAACTATCAAGGTCCCGTTTGATTTCTGGTAGCAATACGAACATTCCTAAAACGTTAGGGATACACATTGCAAAAATAGCCGCATCTGAAATTCCAATAACTTTATCTAAACTTAAGACAGAGCCAACAACTATTATTAGACAGAATATAATTTTATAACCCAATTCTACTTTTTTTGAATCTCCAAAGAGGAAAGTAACACACTTAAGTCCATAATACGACCACGAGATCATAGTCGAAAAGGCAAACATTACAACCGCTAATGTCAGAATAAACTTGAACCATGGAAATACACTTTCGAATGCAGAAGAAGTCATTTCGATACCACTCATACCTGATTGATCATCGTACACACCCGTTATTACTATAACTAAAGCAGTCATCGTACAAACAATAACAGTATCTATAAAAGGCTCTAATAAAGAGACTAAGCCCTCTGTAATAGGCTCCTTCGTTTTTACCGCAGAGTGTGCAATAGCGGCAGATCCAACTCCAGCCTCATTCGAAAAAGCAGCCCGTTTAAAGCCTTGTATCAAAACCCCTACTACCCCTCCGCTTATACCCTCCGCAGAAAAAGCACCATTAATTATTTTGGCAAAAGCATTTGGGATTTCCTCGAAATTTGAAAACAGAACGACTAATGCTGTTAGGCAATAAATGCCGCACATA from Flavobacteriales bacterium carries:
- a CDS encoding helix-hairpin-helix domain-containing protein, translated to MSNKFIDSYFFYSNREKQGVIALVILIILLVVFLFFRSNMEPKISYETDVDSLIHKVESVPHNIEEVIGKQKKQTLFEFNPNGLSIEDWKRLGLSEKQAMVIKKYEEKGGVFRKPKDLKKMYSISIQKYDELKGFIRIPPKEAKVRIVPSIKERNKVVQVIDINRCDTTSLKSLKGIGTVFSKRIIKYRELLGGYDHIDQLREVYGIDSTLFSAIVPYVKVESHRITQIDLRKVSIKGLAGHPYLSYNQSRALCNYYQTHPNMSTIDDLLSIKILDTLTFEKIKPYLILGKAL